One window from the genome of Paenibacillus azoreducens encodes:
- a CDS encoding class I fructose-bisphosphate aldolase produces MQAAKARLHRMFSEKGKCFDVAIDHGFFNEFSFIASIENMNEAVKTIVRANPDCIQLSIGQARHLQVIPGKRKPGLVLRTDAANIYGAKLPRYLFSEIIDNAVEHALRLDAVAVCVNLLLLPEQPELHHQCVKNIMNLKSECERYGMVLMVEPLVMLPNEAKGGYMVDGDIKKIMPLVRQAVELGADVIKADPCDDVEEYHRVIEVASGVPVLVRGGGRAADEEIVDRTVKLMEQGAAGIVYGRNVIQHPAPDLMTRALMGIVHNGDSAEAALALLSGDGGNHG; encoded by the coding sequence ATGCAAGCAGCAAAGGCAAGGTTACATAGGATGTTCAGCGAGAAAGGAAAATGTTTCGATGTGGCCATCGATCATGGATTCTTTAATGAATTTTCTTTCATTGCATCCATTGAAAACATGAATGAAGCCGTGAAGACCATTGTCAGGGCAAATCCCGACTGCATTCAGCTTAGTATCGGCCAGGCTAGGCACCTGCAGGTTATCCCCGGTAAACGTAAGCCCGGACTGGTCCTTCGTACGGATGCCGCCAACATATACGGCGCCAAGCTGCCGCGGTATCTATTTAGTGAAATCATTGATAACGCTGTGGAGCATGCGCTTCGTCTAGATGCAGTGGCCGTATGCGTAAATCTGCTCCTGCTTCCTGAACAGCCGGAACTGCATCATCAGTGCGTGAAAAATATCATGAATCTGAAGAGCGAATGCGAACGTTATGGCATGGTACTTATGGTTGAGCCGCTGGTTATGCTGCCGAATGAAGCCAAAGGAGGTTATATGGTTGACGGTGACATTAAGAAAATAATGCCTCTCGTCCGCCAAGCCGTCGAGCTTGGAGCAGATGTGATTAAGGCAGATCCCTGTGATGATGTTGAAGAATATCACCGGGTGATCGAGGTAGCATCGGGAGTTCCGGTTCTTGTGCGCGGCGGAGGACGAGCAGCGGATGAAGAAATCGTGGACCGTACGGTGAAGCTGATGGAACAAGGTGCTGCAGGTATCGTGTACGGACGCAATGTCATTCAACATCCCGCGCCGGACCTCATGACGCGAGCCCTGATGGGAATTGTTCACAACGGAGACAGTGCGGAAGCGGCGCTGGCCCTTTTGAGCGGGGACGGTGGAAACCATGGCTAA